A genome region from Brooklawnia propionicigenes includes the following:
- a CDS encoding zinc-binding dehydrogenase, with protein MLAALRVAQRFAGVEVEIVEVVPERVGLVRQLSVDAVQHSSGSRVDAVIDAAGYVRSVDDAFAGLTNGGTVIAIALGESELQLPVRELVEHGWSLVGSIGFEAVHLDRSLAALAEAPETYRGVVTEIMDFAVARDFLAGRTTLPGVKMVVKPSHV; from the coding sequence GTGTTGGCCGCGCTGCGTGTGGCCCAGCGGTTCGCAGGCGTGGAGGTGGAAATCGTGGAAGTTGTGCCCGAACGCGTCGGATTGGTTCGGCAGCTGTCGGTAGACGCCGTTCAGCATTCTTCCGGATCCAGGGTGGACGCAGTCATTGACGCGGCCGGATATGTGAGGTCGGTGGACGACGCATTTGCAGGCTTAACCAACGGCGGCACGGTGATCGCGATTGCGCTGGGCGAATCGGAGCTTCAGCTACCGGTGCGCGAGCTGGTGGAACACGGCTGGAGCCTGGTGGGCTCGATCGGATTTGAGGCAGTCCATCTGGATCGCAGCCTGGCGGCCTTGGCCGAAGCGCCCGAGACGTATCGGGGTGTCGTGACCGAGATCATGGATTTCGCTGTGGCCAGGGACTTTCTGGCTGGCCGAACAACACTGCCAGGAGTGAAGATGGTGGTGAAGCCGAGTCATGTGTGA
- a CDS encoding SDR family NAD(P)-dependent oxidoreductase, protein MCDHQGRKYLITGGTSGIGAYVAKALTSAGATVTVTGRDEGRVAEAIRAGLAEFSLVCDVSDTRAAKQGVYAACEQMDGLDAVFANAGGDGQALPAQELDLDCFADVLATNVIGILATCQAAFQVLNRPGAIVVNSSVNALRPEKNFADYNASKAASLSIAQSLALDWADERITVNAVCPGYFRSRMTESYLDDPKTAGELLARIPQGRFGSADEIASLVGFLMLGSVPFLAGAGIPIAGASHL, encoded by the coding sequence ATGTGTGATCATCAGGGGCGCAAGTATCTGATAACTGGCGGTACGTCGGGAATCGGAGCATACGTGGCCAAGGCATTGACTTCCGCTGGTGCCACGGTGACAGTGACCGGACGTGATGAAGGCCGGGTTGCGGAGGCCATCCGGGCAGGGCTCGCAGAGTTCAGTCTGGTCTGCGACGTTTCCGATACCCGGGCTGCGAAGCAGGGTGTCTATGCGGCCTGCGAACAAATGGACGGACTTGATGCGGTATTCGCCAATGCGGGCGGCGACGGCCAGGCACTACCGGCGCAAGAGTTGGATCTGGACTGTTTTGCGGACGTGCTGGCCACCAATGTCATCGGCATACTGGCCACTTGTCAGGCCGCGTTCCAGGTACTGAATCGGCCCGGTGCGATTGTGGTGAACTCATCGGTGAATGCGCTGCGTCCAGAGAAGAACTTCGCGGACTACAACGCGTCCAAGGCCGCATCGCTGAGCATCGCGCAGAGTCTCGCGCTGGATTGGGCAGACGAGCGCATCACGGTGAATGCGGTCTGTCCCGGCTACTTCAGGAGCCGGATGACGGAGTCATATCTGGACGATCCCAAGACCGCGGGGGAGTTGCTGGCGCGTATTCCGCAGGGCAGATTCGGCAGCGCGGACGAGATCGCGTCCCTGGTCGGCTTTCTGATGCTGGGCAGTGTGCCCTTCTTGGCCGGGGCCGGAATTCCCATCGCGGGCGCCTCACATTTGTGA
- a CDS encoding VOC family protein — MNAPTERLDPATHMDMLSLRVRHLPGLLAYYTDGVGLVPLSEGSGRIVLGLGDRAVLELVHAPELRPAPSNSAGLYHTAVLFDTRSDLAASLHSMASRYPQTFIGSADHLVSEAFYFTDPEGNGLELYVDRPREQWRWTGDQVAMDSLPLDPNRFVASHLDRNAAESSSGLSRLVGRLGHAHLQIGDIETAHRFYVGTLGFDQTARMGRGALFVSAGGYHHHIGLNTWNSRGAGVRSKTLGLGSLDIAVPTREELDRIAERLRFAGHEIRDDGNRITTYDPWGNEVRIGQAV, encoded by the coding sequence ATGAACGCACCAACCGAGCGGCTGGATCCGGCCACCCACATGGACATGCTGAGCTTGCGCGTCCGTCATCTGCCGGGCCTGCTCGCCTACTACACCGATGGGGTGGGACTCGTTCCGCTGTCCGAGGGGAGCGGGCGCATTGTGCTCGGGCTGGGAGATCGGGCGGTGCTCGAGCTGGTGCACGCCCCCGAGTTGCGTCCGGCGCCATCCAACTCGGCTGGGCTGTATCACACTGCGGTTCTCTTCGATACCCGCAGCGATCTTGCGGCCAGCCTGCACAGCATGGCCTCCCGGTACCCGCAGACATTTATCGGCTCGGCCGATCACCTGGTCAGCGAGGCCTTCTACTTCACCGATCCCGAGGGCAACGGGCTCGAGTTGTACGTGGACCGTCCTCGCGAGCAGTGGCGGTGGACCGGAGACCAGGTGGCCATGGACTCACTGCCGCTGGACCCGAACCGCTTCGTCGCAAGCCATCTTGACCGCAACGCTGCAGAATCGTCCTCTGGGCTGTCGCGCCTGGTCGGACGACTGGGTCACGCCCACCTGCAGATCGGTGACATCGAGACCGCCCACCGCTTCTATGTCGGCACGCTCGGTTTCGACCAGACGGCACGGATGGGACGCGGGGCGCTGTTCGTGTCGGCGGGCGGCTACCACCATCACATCGGTTTGAACACGTGGAACTCCCGCGGTGCTGGTGTGCGGTCGAAGACTCTGGGTCTCGGTTCGCTCGACATCGCAGTCCCCACGCGTGAAGAGCTGGATCGGATCGCCGAGCGGCTTCGATTCGCCGGGCACGAGATCCGCGACGACGGCAACCGCATCACGACGTATGACCCCTGGGGCAACGAGGTCAGGATCGGTCAGGCGGTCTGA
- a CDS encoding type II toxin-antitoxin system RelE family toxin → MVLRFTKEAARVLNELTSPQYAVKLRKVRRTLALIEQNPRHPGLNSHKYKSIRGVDGSDVWESYVENHTSGAWRIFWQYGPGEDTVTILTIGPHPD, encoded by the coding sequence ATGGTGCTGAGATTCACCAAAGAAGCCGCGAGGGTTCTCAATGAGCTCACTTCGCCTCAGTATGCGGTGAAGCTGAGGAAGGTGCGCAGGACTCTTGCGCTTATTGAGCAGAATCCTCGGCATCCGGGCCTCAACTCTCACAAGTACAAGTCCATCCGGGGCGTGGATGGATCAGACGTGTGGGAATCCTATGTCGAGAACCACACGTCGGGGGCTTGGCGGATCTTCTGGCAGTACGGCCCGGGCGAGGACACTGTCACCATCCTGACTATCGGGCCACATCCCGACTGA
- a CDS encoding tetratricopeptide repeat protein, producing MLDGLVMTGVVRPLEVASGLTPFDATEIFMRELREPIPNASTTTLLLRASKHVSTPPDMRMSDDDVFLAIWAELARRGVPVERVLRVGAAPRVAASIASLLTAELPALLMDWRGLRDGCQAAWRGSTADYPQWFEAQVTEWFTRLLASDIKAFLNWSVPQKAVFVNLPPPQADPEAQWIWDRFTVTHLELWATESLILEWDTARGRRAGLCPDRVLAARVVDAEVVATAALDKLASQTPHRNQPAPDLSTKHFVQQALIHLRRGNQAAAEEMFTALAYMNPADGDALNNLGFCIIPVSPVRALGPLARGAQLPMGNPALSLANRALVNHLLGDNQLAAQFLDQIAVAHGNAAVWLERECGVLELAVMALDSYVDQLRTHVVNSLEVSGGASSGSHE from the coding sequence GTGCTTGATGGGCTCGTCATGACAGGAGTCGTGCGACCGCTTGAGGTGGCGTCCGGACTTACGCCGTTCGACGCAACCGAGATCTTCATGCGGGAGTTGCGGGAGCCTATTCCGAACGCCAGCACAACGACTCTTCTGCTGCGAGCCAGCAAGCATGTTTCGACACCGCCGGACATGCGAATGAGTGACGATGATGTGTTTTTGGCGATTTGGGCTGAACTGGCGAGGCGCGGAGTGCCGGTTGAGAGAGTTCTGCGCGTGGGCGCCGCTCCTCGCGTCGCCGCCTCGATAGCGTCTTTGCTGACTGCTGAGCTGCCAGCCCTGTTGATGGATTGGAGAGGACTGCGGGATGGCTGCCAGGCCGCATGGCGGGGCAGTACCGCCGACTATCCTCAGTGGTTCGAAGCGCAGGTCACGGAGTGGTTCACTCGTCTCCTGGCCTCTGACATTAAGGCTTTCTTAAATTGGAGCGTTCCCCAGAAGGCTGTATTCGTGAATCTGCCGCCACCACAGGCTGATCCGGAGGCTCAGTGGATTTGGGATCGTTTCACCGTTACCCATCTCGAGCTGTGGGCGACTGAGAGTCTGATCCTCGAGTGGGACACCGCCAGAGGAAGGCGTGCAGGTCTGTGCCCTGATCGAGTGTTGGCTGCGCGCGTTGTCGATGCAGAAGTGGTCGCGACAGCTGCCCTCGATAAGTTGGCCAGTCAAACCCCGCACCGGAATCAGCCTGCCCCGGACCTCAGCACCAAGCACTTCGTCCAGCAGGCGCTGATTCACCTTCGGAGGGGAAACCAGGCAGCAGCGGAGGAGATGTTCACCGCGCTTGCATACATGAATCCGGCGGACGGTGACGCCTTGAACAATCTGGGATTCTGCATAATTCCTGTCTCGCCAGTGCGGGCCCTCGGGCCGCTCGCGAGAGGCGCCCAACTCCCGATGGGTAACCCGGCGTTGAGCCTGGCAAACCGCGCTCTTGTCAACCATCTGCTAGGCGACAATCAGCTGGCCGCTCAGTTCCTCGACCAAATCGCAGTCGCGCATGGTAACGCCGCCGTGTGGTTGGAACGAGAATGCGGTGTACTCGAACTCGCGGTCATGGCCTTGGACTCCTATGTGGATCAACTGCGCACGCACGTAGTCAACTCACTCGAGGTCAGCGGAGGTGCCTCGTCTGGCTCTCACGAGTGA
- a CDS encoding polysaccharide biosynthesis tyrosine autokinase yields MELTDYLSILRKYWRSATAVTLAAVLFAALFSMLAKPTYTSNASLFLSVRTASSGGDLNAGSSYAESQVQSFAKVARSDIVLQPVIDNLGLATTPSELAKQVTVSVPTGTATLDIAVVQGSPDEAARVTAAISEQLVEAVDELSPPSPDGTKPVVATIIRPAQVPTSPTTPKTMQNLALGVLLGLLLGAGQAILRDMLNLDIRSERDVARVTEIPVIGMVPNDDDAAVNPLILDADPRSARAEAYRSLRTNLQFLGLDRGKRAIVITSSVPSEGKTTTAINIASTIAASGERVLVIDADLRRPTVAKLMRLEGSVGLTTVLIGEARLEQVIQPTNDSLMDVLASGPIPPNPADLLGLPHMQQLITEASRRYDTVIIDSPPLLPVTDAAVLSRVADGTLVVVGSGVARRPELEKALEKLEMVDARVLGLLLTRVRGGDAGAYHYEYVYGQDGHSSSRASRDKNEPAPISSARARTGRRPTRAIQPVQ; encoded by the coding sequence ATGGAGTTAACCGACTACTTGAGCATCTTGCGCAAGTATTGGCGCAGCGCCACAGCGGTCACGCTGGCCGCCGTTTTGTTCGCCGCGTTATTCTCAATGCTTGCGAAACCCACCTACACGTCCAATGCGTCGCTGTTCTTGTCGGTGCGTACGGCATCCAGTGGTGGCGATCTCAATGCCGGGTCGAGCTACGCGGAAAGCCAGGTGCAGTCGTTCGCGAAGGTGGCGCGCTCCGATATCGTCCTGCAGCCCGTGATCGACAACCTCGGGCTGGCTACGACGCCCAGCGAGTTGGCCAAGCAGGTGACGGTGAGCGTCCCAACCGGAACGGCCACGCTCGACATCGCGGTCGTCCAGGGCAGCCCGGATGAGGCTGCCCGAGTGACGGCGGCGATCAGTGAGCAGTTGGTGGAGGCCGTAGACGAGTTGTCCCCGCCTTCGCCCGATGGGACCAAGCCTGTTGTCGCGACGATCATTCGTCCGGCGCAGGTGCCCACCTCGCCCACCACTCCGAAGACGATGCAGAATCTGGCGCTCGGGGTGTTGCTGGGGCTATTACTCGGAGCCGGCCAGGCGATCCTGCGCGACATGCTGAACCTGGACATCCGTTCGGAGCGCGACGTGGCTCGCGTCACGGAGATCCCGGTGATCGGCATGGTGCCCAACGACGATGACGCCGCGGTGAATCCGCTGATCCTGGACGCCGACCCTCGCTCGGCACGGGCCGAGGCCTATCGCTCCTTACGCACGAACCTTCAGTTCCTGGGGCTGGACCGAGGCAAGCGTGCGATCGTCATCACGTCGTCGGTTCCCAGCGAGGGCAAGACAACCACCGCGATCAACATCGCGTCCACGATTGCCGCCTCGGGGGAGCGAGTGCTGGTGATTGACGCCGATCTGCGGCGTCCGACGGTGGCGAAGCTGATGAGACTCGAAGGCAGCGTCGGGCTAACGACCGTGCTGATCGGTGAGGCCCGGCTTGAGCAGGTCATCCAGCCCACCAATGATTCGCTGATGGACGTGCTGGCTTCCGGACCCATTCCTCCGAACCCCGCCGACTTGCTCGGCTTGCCACATATGCAGCAGTTGATCACCGAGGCGTCGCGCCGGTATGACACGGTCATCATCGACTCGCCGCCGTTGCTGCCGGTGACGGATGCAGCAGTCTTGTCGCGAGTCGCCGACGGCACATTGGTTGTAGTCGGAAGCGGCGTTGCTCGGCGTCCGGAACTCGAGAAGGCACTCGAAAAGCTCGAGATGGTTGACGCCCGGGTGCTTGGTCTACTGCTCACGCGGGTGCGGGGCGGCGACGCCGGCGCCTATCACTACGAGTACGTCTACGGACAGGACGGGCACAGCTCGTCGCGCGCAAGCCGGGACAAGAATGAGCCTGCGCCGATCTCCTCCGCCCGGGCCCGCACAGGGCGGCGCCCGACCCGAGCCATTCAGCCAGTGCAGTGA
- a CDS encoding uracil-xanthine permease family protein yields the protein MAIWKLHNNGVLGPHDVVRPDERLSWGKTIGLGAQHVVAMFGATFVFPLLMGLNPQLAVMMSGIATIVFLIVVKHRVPSYLGSSASFVGVATAIYAQGGKPDSVTGAMFWCGLGLFIVGLIIHFMGSGIIHKALPPAVTGAVVMLIGFNLAPVVARTYWPQDQWIAAIVMVIVICLSVGLRGFAGRIAIFLSLIIGYVLSWLADLTLGPKSTIASDGTVTEAFRVDWTKVANADWFGLPPVTDLANWQLGNPNNVVGFHLPNFNFAFALIALPVVIALIAENTGHVKAVAEMTGTNLDAYMGRALGADGLTSMMATFVGAGPTTTYAENIGVMAATRVYSTAAYAVASVVAILFGFSPKFGAVISATPGGVLGGITVVLYGMIGLLGAKIWKENNVDFGNPLNLVPLAAGIIIGIGDVTLQFTDDFSLGGIALGTIVTIAMYHIAKALAPKEMVDAAEGATLIVDAPGAYESGQIPAVGGKGAKK from the coding sequence ATGGCCATCTGGAAGCTACACAACAACGGGGTTCTCGGACCCCACGACGTCGTCCGGCCGGACGAGCGACTGAGCTGGGGTAAGACGATCGGGCTGGGCGCTCAGCACGTCGTCGCCATGTTCGGCGCCACCTTCGTCTTCCCGCTGCTGATGGGCCTCAACCCGCAACTGGCGGTCATGATGAGCGGCATCGCCACCATCGTCTTCCTGATCGTTGTCAAGCATCGCGTGCCCAGCTATCTGGGCAGCTCGGCGTCCTTCGTGGGCGTGGCGACCGCGATCTACGCCCAAGGGGGCAAACCCGACTCGGTCACCGGCGCGATGTTCTGGTGTGGTCTCGGCCTGTTCATCGTCGGGCTGATCATCCACTTCATGGGGTCGGGCATCATCCACAAGGCGCTGCCGCCGGCGGTCACGGGCGCCGTGGTCATGCTGATCGGTTTCAACCTGGCTCCGGTGGTCGCCCGGACCTACTGGCCGCAGGACCAGTGGATCGCCGCGATCGTCATGGTCATCGTGATCTGCCTGTCGGTGGGATTGCGCGGCTTCGCCGGACGCATCGCCATCTTCTTGTCGCTGATCATCGGCTATGTGCTCAGCTGGCTGGCCGACCTGACCCTCGGGCCGAAGTCGACCATCGCGTCCGACGGCACCGTCACCGAGGCCTTCCGCGTCGATTGGACGAAGGTGGCCAACGCCGACTGGTTCGGACTGCCTCCGGTGACCGACCTCGCCAACTGGCAGTTGGGTAACCCCAACAATGTCGTCGGCTTTCACCTGCCCAACTTCAACTTCGCGTTCGCGCTGATCGCCCTGCCTGTGGTGATCGCGCTGATCGCCGAGAACACCGGCCACGTCAAGGCGGTCGCCGAGATGACCGGCACCAACCTCGATGCCTACATGGGACGTGCGCTCGGGGCCGACGGCCTGACCTCGATGATGGCGACCTTCGTCGGTGCGGGTCCGACCACCACCTACGCCGAGAACATCGGCGTGATGGCGGCCACCCGCGTCTACTCGACGGCGGCCTACGCGGTGGCATCGGTGGTGGCGATCCTGTTCGGATTCTCACCCAAGTTCGGCGCGGTCATCTCGGCCACCCCGGGCGGGGTGCTCGGCGGCATCACCGTGGTGCTGTACGGCATGATCGGCCTGCTCGGCGCCAAGATCTGGAAAGAGAACAACGTCGATTTCGGCAATCCCCTCAACCTGGTGCCGCTGGCGGCGGGCATCATCATCGGCATCGGTGACGTCACCTTGCAGTTCACTGACGACTTCTCGCTGGGCGGCATCGCGCTGGGCACCATCGTCACCATCGCGATGTATCACATCGCCAAGGCGCTCGCGCCGAAGGAGATGGTCGATGCTGCCGAAGGTGCCACTTTGATCGTGGACGCCCCCGGCGCGTACGAGTCGGGACAGATCCCCGCGGTCGGCGGCAAGGGCGCGAAAAAGTAG
- a CDS encoding dolichyl-phosphate-mannose--protein mannosyltransferase yields MPTIDRLDDAIVLHRDRAISWLVTIVIGALAFTLRIINLSRPSNLVFDETYYAKDAWTLLHLGYEGSWPKDANDQIVAGVTDIFTDAPSFIVHPQLGKWLIASGEYVFGMNSFGWRIASVVFGTLLVMATIRMARRLSRSTLVGAMAGLFITVDGLSFVMSRIALLDIFEAAFTVMAVACMVADRDWFRHKLAGYLRANGLTDLQGGYGPLLLWRPWRWTAGLMFGLAIGTKWNAMYVLAAMGIMAVVYDVSSRRTAGASTKAFKSLFLDAPMAFISMVVTAGLVYVATWWSWLTTDGGWGRDYGSKHPDDFWVRHFGDALGSLAYYHREIYAFHTGEWIAEQTHVYEANPMTWLFMGRVIGIDAVNDIQPGVDGCTASSGDTCLRVISGAGTPLLWWCVLVAIVIGLGLWWLGRDWRFAVPLVAGLTPWLMWFPNADRPLFFFYAIMIIPFTATVLAMVLGKILGPAEAGARRRRGAQIVGTVVLAIVANFWFIYPILTDQLMTRTMWSARMWFPSWI; encoded by the coding sequence ATGCCGACCATCGATCGCCTGGACGACGCCATCGTCCTGCATCGTGATCGCGCGATCAGCTGGCTGGTGACCATCGTGATCGGGGCACTCGCGTTCACGCTGCGCATCATCAATCTGTCGCGTCCGAGCAATCTCGTCTTCGACGAGACCTACTACGCCAAGGACGCCTGGACGTTGCTGCATCTGGGCTACGAGGGCAGCTGGCCGAAGGACGCCAACGACCAGATCGTTGCCGGCGTCACCGATATCTTCACCGACGCGCCGTCGTTCATCGTCCACCCGCAGCTCGGCAAGTGGCTGATCGCATCCGGTGAATACGTTTTCGGCATGAACAGCTTCGGCTGGCGCATCGCCTCGGTGGTCTTCGGAACGCTGCTGGTGATGGCGACCATCCGGATGGCCCGGCGGTTGTCCCGCTCGACCCTGGTGGGGGCCATGGCCGGGCTGTTCATCACCGTCGACGGCCTGTCGTTCGTGATGAGCCGGATCGCGCTGCTCGACATCTTCGAGGCGGCCTTCACCGTGATGGCGGTGGCCTGCATGGTCGCCGACCGTGACTGGTTCCGGCACAAACTCGCCGGCTATCTGCGGGCGAACGGCCTGACGGATCTGCAGGGCGGTTACGGACCGCTGCTGTTGTGGCGGCCCTGGCGCTGGACGGCAGGGCTGATGTTCGGCCTGGCGATCGGCACCAAATGGAACGCAATGTACGTGCTGGCGGCGATGGGCATCATGGCGGTCGTCTACGACGTCAGCTCGCGGCGCACCGCCGGGGCGTCCACGAAGGCCTTCAAGTCCCTGTTCCTGGACGCGCCGATGGCCTTCATCTCGATGGTGGTCACCGCGGGCCTGGTCTATGTGGCGACGTGGTGGTCGTGGCTGACCACCGACGGCGGCTGGGGCCGCGACTACGGCAGCAAACATCCCGACGACTTCTGGGTCCGCCATTTCGGGGACGCGCTGGGCTCGCTGGCCTACTATCACCGGGAGATCTACGCCTTTCATACCGGCGAGTGGATCGCCGAACAGACCCACGTCTACGAGGCGAACCCGATGACCTGGCTGTTCATGGGGCGAGTCATCGGCATCGACGCGGTCAACGATATTCAGCCCGGCGTCGACGGCTGCACGGCGAGCAGCGGCGACACCTGTCTGCGGGTGATCTCCGGCGCGGGGACTCCGCTGTTGTGGTGGTGCGTGCTGGTCGCGATCGTCATTGGGCTCGGCTTGTGGTGGCTCGGACGCGACTGGAGATTCGCGGTGCCGCTGGTCGCCGGGCTGACCCCGTGGCTGATGTGGTTCCCGAACGCCGATCGTCCGCTGTTCTTCTTCTACGCGATCATGATCATCCCGTTCACCGCGACCGTGCTGGCAATGGTGCTCGGCAAGATCCTCGGCCCGGCCGAGGCGGGCGCCAGGCGACGACGCGGCGCTCAGATCGTCGGGACCGTCGTCTTGGCGATCGTCGCGAACTTCTGGTTCATCTATCCGATCCTCACCGACCAGTTGATGACCCGGACGATGTGGAGCGCGCGCATGTGGTTCCCCAGCTGGATCTGA
- the rsmI gene encoding 16S rRNA (cytidine(1402)-2'-O)-methyltransferase, with protein sequence MSRAEFQPGEGRLVLAGTPIGDAQDASPALIRALGTADVIAAEDTRLLRTLLLRLGVTTDAPVVSYFEGNEASRIPGLIADLEAGKVVLVATDAGMPSVSDPGYRLVAAAIDHGITVTAVPGPSAVLTALAISGLPVDRFCFEGFLPRKPGERRRRLQGLAAEPRTMVFFEAPHRLAEFLTDAAAAFGADRPGAVCRELTKPYEQVVRGSLSELAQWAAESARGEITIVIQGAPEVSADWDDALQQVDLLLAGGTKLSAAVAEVAQVTGLRRRELYAKALAARSAEPAGDDRARGER encoded by the coding sequence ATGAGTAGAGCCGAGTTTCAGCCCGGGGAGGGACGCCTCGTGCTCGCTGGTACTCCCATCGGGGACGCCCAGGATGCGTCCCCGGCGTTGATCCGCGCGCTGGGTACCGCCGATGTGATCGCAGCCGAGGACACCCGGCTGCTGCGGACGCTGCTGTTGCGTCTCGGCGTGACCACCGACGCGCCGGTGGTCAGCTATTTCGAAGGCAACGAGGCATCGCGGATCCCTGGCCTGATCGCGGACCTGGAGGCCGGCAAGGTGGTGCTGGTGGCCACCGATGCCGGCATGCCCTCGGTCAGCGACCCGGGCTACCGGCTGGTCGCTGCGGCGATCGACCACGGCATCACCGTGACCGCGGTGCCCGGGCCTTCGGCGGTGCTGACCGCCCTGGCGATCAGCGGGCTGCCGGTCGACCGGTTCTGCTTCGAGGGTTTCCTGCCCCGCAAGCCGGGGGAGCGCCGCCGCCGTCTGCAGGGGCTGGCCGCCGAACCCCGCACCATGGTCTTCTTCGAGGCGCCTCACCGGCTGGCCGAGTTCCTCACCGACGCCGCCGCCGCGTTCGGCGCGGATCGTCCGGGGGCGGTCTGCCGCGAACTGACCAAACCGTATGAACAGGTCGTCCGGGGCAGCCTGTCGGAGCTGGCGCAGTGGGCAGCGGAGTCGGCCCGCGGCGAGATCACCATCGTCATCCAGGGCGCGCCCGAGGTGTCGGCCGACTGGGACGATGCCCTCCAGCAGGTCGATCTGCTGCTCGCCGGCGGGACGAAACTGTCCGCAGCGGTGGCCGAGGTCGCCCAGGTGACCGGGCTTCGCCGCCGCGAGCTCTACGCCAAGGCGCTGGCGGCGCGTTCGGCCGAGCCCGCCGGGGACGACCGGGCACGAGGGGAACGATGA
- a CDS encoding TatD family hydrolase, with protein MSDTVIERLGLPALPDALPRPTTDSHTHLDSTQEFSGLRVSDNIAAAAAVGVHRIVQIGCDLRSAQWSAQLAANNPQVVATVAIHPNDSARMTDAQAEQAWRIIDSLAASGPHVRGVGETGLDYYRTREAAGIARQQTMFARHIATAKAYDRTLVIHDRDAHADIADILDAEGWPERVVMHCFSGDAEFARRCLDHGAWISFAGNVTYKANRQLREALVVVPAERILVETDAPYLTPLPHRGKPNAPYLLVHTVRFIAEQLGWDLAEACERLDANATAAFGGSWGVSAAGGNLDG; from the coding sequence ATGAGTGACACGGTGATCGAGCGACTCGGTCTGCCCGCACTGCCCGACGCGCTGCCGCGTCCGACGACCGACTCCCATACCCATCTCGACTCCACTCAGGAATTTTCGGGGTTGCGGGTGTCCGACAACATCGCCGCAGCCGCCGCTGTCGGGGTGCACCGCATCGTCCAGATCGGTTGCGATCTGCGCAGCGCGCAATGGTCGGCCCAGCTGGCCGCGAACAACCCGCAGGTGGTCGCCACCGTCGCCATTCATCCCAACGACTCGGCCCGGATGACCGACGCCCAGGCCGAGCAGGCCTGGCGGATCATCGACTCGCTCGCCGCGTCCGGGCCGCATGTGCGCGGGGTCGGTGAGACCGGCCTCGACTACTACCGCACCCGCGAGGCCGCTGGCATCGCGCGGCAGCAGACCATGTTCGCCCGCCACATCGCCACCGCGAAGGCCTACGACCGCACGCTGGTGATCCACGACCGGGACGCGCACGCCGACATCGCCGACATCCTGGACGCCGAGGGCTGGCCCGAGCGGGTGGTGATGCACTGCTTCAGCGGCGACGCCGAGTTCGCGCGCCGCTGTCTTGATCACGGGGCCTGGATCAGCTTCGCCGGAAACGTCACCTACAAGGCCAATCGTCAGCTGCGTGAGGCCCTGGTGGTCGTCCCAGCCGAACGCATCCTGGTCGAGACCGACGCGCCCTATCTCACCCCGCTGCCGCACCGTGGCAAACCCAACGCGCCCTACCTGTTGGTGCACACCGTCAGGTTCATCGCCGAGCAGCTGGGCTGGGATCTGGCCGAGGCCTGCGAGCGGCTGGACGCGAATGCCACCGCGGCGTTCGGCGGCAGCTGGGGTGTCTCGGCTGCAGGTGGGAATCTCGATGGCTGA